Genomic segment of Catharus ustulatus isolate bCatUst1 chromosome 3, bCatUst1.pri.v2, whole genome shotgun sequence:
GACACAGCGTGTCTTTCAGAGCTGGAAAGCAAAAATTTCTGAATGGAGGTGACAGGAATGTGATAATTCAGTGTCAGAGCTGAGAGTTCTGCTTGTCCAGGCAGACTCTGGAAGGTAATCAAGTATTAAAAATCAATAATGTGCTGTTCATCCCATCACCATTGTGATGCAACAtttgcaggggatggggaccAACCCAGGAGGCTCCAGGCTCATCATGAAGATGTAGAAATAGGAAGTCTTAAAGAAAACCTTTGGAACTGTGCAAGAAAGCCCATCCATAATGCAGCACTCAGCCTTTAAAGTCCCTTTAGTGACTGCAGTTACAGCCCACCCTTTAGAAACATggtgctggccaggctgggccagggattttgggggccaGATACCTTAGCCAGCACCACCTGTGTCCATGAGTGGCCCCACACAAGTGTTCCTTCTCACCTGGTGAATTTGATGCCATGCAGTCCAGGAGAGCTTCCCCCCTCTGCAACACGCTCTCAGTCAAGCTCCGGTGGTCGGCCACATCCTTCCTGAACTCCTGGCAAGGCAAGGAGATGAGCAGCTTTTTTTAGAAGGGTTTTTGAAACACACACCTCTGGCAggttcccagggagcagcttccTTCAAGCAGGTTCCTGGTGCTCCCACCAATCTGGCTTTGCAAACCCAGCACACCCTGGACCATTCCTGTGATGCCTGCCTTCCCAAGcacaggagaggggaggaagcAGGGCAAGGGTGACACCCACCAGGTAACGGTGCAGCGATGTCGACACGCTCTCAGCATCCGGCGAGGGTGGCACCCAGCTGCTGGTGACATCCACTACAGTGTACAGCCAACGTATCAGCTCTTCCAGCTGGCAGCAAAACATCTGCTCAACAAAgcataaaaatctatttttatgcATCTGTTTCTGCAagagacagcacagggacacagaaagGTAAGGCAGTGGAGTTTCAGAAAGCACCTGTTCCCTGTTCCTCTCCAATCCTGGCACAAAAACATCCCTAAGCTTGGGAAAACAAGGATCAatgggaaaaaggcaaaaattaacTTAAACTCCTGAACAGCTCCAGCACTCACTGTGTGGCAAGAATTGAGGGTCACCATGAAATGTCTGCATGGAGAGGTGCTAGAGGCTGGTAGCATCCAGGCTGAAGGAAGAGGTTGGTCTCCACCACCTCCCAGCCCAAGAGAtatcctcatcctcctcctccccctcaccAGAGTGATACAGTTAATTTGCAGTTGCTTTTCCCCAAGGGATTGTCTCGTTCAATTAAgtgctttcatttatttttaaagcgTCTCAGTAAGGGATTATTTTTGTAAGATGCTGCATGAAACCCAGGGGCCTCTGCTGGCACTAAAACCACCTCAagacctgctcctgctcctcaggagTTTTCCATGAAGCAGTGCTTTTCCCTGGCACTGCAATTTGGCATGACAAATGCAGAGAAGATCCTTTTAAATCAGCAGGGTTATTTCCATACCAGAGGAGGGGATGAGTTTGCAGCTATGTGCATGATAACACTCCTATGCAAACAGCCTAGCATCGTTTCCAAATTcatcccagcactggggtgGGAAGAAGATGGAGAGGAGGGTgacagcacagtgctgggacaAATTTAATAATCCACAAAATAATCATGAAACCCTTCAGAgttgctgcagctcctgcctggtgcagcagcactgcagttcgggtggggagggggacccAGCTGAGTGCCACATCTCCACCCAGACTGGCCTGTGACACCGAGGCCCAGGGGAAAGCAAGACGGGCTCTTGCTCCATCAGAAGGAATTATCTGCTCTGGTGAGCCCCCCTGCATAAATTACCACCAGCTGCCAGGCAGGACACATCATGCAGAACAGAAAGCTTTAATTAATTGTGCTGTAAAGACAGGCACATTTTATGCAAGATCTTCCCAGATTAAATATTATGTCTGGTCTCAGCCTACCTTAACACACTGGATAAGGGACTCGCTCTGCTGGCTCTTCTTTGGATGCCCCTTGACCCGTGGTTCATTTAGGCACATCCCATCCAATGTGTCCCTGAGACCAGGTGGTAGATGAAGCCCCTGGGGAGGATCCCTATGGATCCAGCTGTACAATTCCGTGTTTTCTCTGCTGGGCTTTCGGGAGCTGCGGTGTTGCCACAGTCCAGCACAATCCTCAATATTCCCTCTGTCATCCCTGCCTCTCACTTCTCCAAAATAAGCCATCCTGGATGAAAGGGGCTGCTTGCTGGCGCTGTGATATGGAAGGCTATGGTGATCATGCCCGGGCAACCTTATAGTTATGGAAAGATTGGACAAAAACTGAGCCAAcctttccagctcctgcagtcttggaggcagggaaagaaattcttcGTCACCCTCCCACTCCTTCCTCAGGGGGAGCACTCCTGTGGTGGGTAAAAACCTACTGGTGCTTTTCACCTGCCCTGTGTAGTTTGGGCAGGGGCTTCCTCTGTTATCCCAGCTTCTCCCATCAGCAGCAGGGCGTCCAGGTGAGCTTGGCCCAGATGATTCCACCCTTACATCCTTAGCAAAACCTCTGGAAGGATGAGAGGAAGCACACCTTGTAAATGATGCTTTGGCAATAGGCAAAGACTCATAGTAAGAGCCAACTCCTGAGCAGCCTCTTTTTCCAGGCTTTGGGGTGGAGAATCTTTCTGCAGAGGCCACAAACTCCCAAAGTCCATTTTCTCTACTTCCCTGAGCCTGCCCAGCTCGGCCATAGATGCTGGTGGACCTGGACATGCCctcaggagaagcagaaaagctgtCCAGACCTATTCCTGAATCATAGAGGAAAGGCTCTGGCATCCTTCCCAGCCTGTACCTCGGCTTCAGCGGGTAAGCATAGTCCAGCAAGTCCTCGTACTCTTTGTTGGGGTTCCAGTGGGGTGAGCTGCGGTCCGGAGATGGAGGCAGCGAATCCGGAATGGCACAGGCCCAGTAATCGGCTTGGTAGGAGGAGATCTCCCGGACGCGCCTGACGGTGCTGCGGTAATCGAGCAGAGGGCCCGGGGGTTCCCGCCTCTGCAGGGCGCTGCCTTCCGCTCCCGCTCGGCAGCGCAGGTCCTGGGCAGCCGTGGTGGCCGCAGGAGAAGGGACATCCGTGCTGGCAGGCAAGCTTCCGGACGGCTCCTCGGAGGGGCCGTTTCCTTCTGAAGACAGAGCGGAGAGGCTCAGCACAGAGCGGCTCCGCAGGGCGCTCTCGGGGCTGGGCGGGGTTGGGGGTCTCAGGAGCTCTGGAGTGGAAGGACACGGGGATTGAGCTCCCAGACTCTGCCTCCGACAGCCAACATGGGCATCGAGGCGGCTGTCAGCAAGGATGTTCTCCCCGGCAGAGCTGCgctggctgggagggctggaCACTGGGTCCCAACAGCCCAGTGCCTTCACCTGCTCAAGGGTGGGATcgaaaaggaaagggagagagagatgaGCATGAAATGAAGCACAGCATTCAGACAAAAGGCTCCTTTCTGCCGAGATATGGAGATAAAAGCCCAACCCTGGACCTGCCGTGAGCTGAGGCTGCAACTCTGTTCCATCTGTGGGACggcctgcagctgctcagagcagggcttgtTTTTAAGGAAAGGCATCTCAAGGGCTTGGGAAGCTGCACGAGCTATTTGGCAGCAAGAGGCTTATTTAAAGAGCACTGTCCTGAGCaagttcccagctctgcactggcaACATGGAAATAGAAGCAACAGCTTAGGTGTTGGAGCCCAAGCCCTTCCCCACCACACACCTTAGCCTGGGCACACTCCGGCTGGGAGAAATGGAAAGCCCTtgctgggacagccctgacAAACAAGCCCCCACCTCTCCTGGGACCTCCCCGTGGTGCAGCAACACCTGCAGGTACAAACCCTCTCACCTGCTGTTCTTCTGAAGAGAGGATCCAGTGGCCAACTCGACAAGACACAGGGCCACCATCAGCAGCTCTATCCACTAACacccctttccctgctcttgcTCTGGGAAATCTGGGTGCAGATGCTGAAGACACTTCCGTGTGGCAGCTTGAGCCTCCCTGGTTAACACCAGTGGCCATGTGACTGTGTCTGCTCACTGCTACACTCTCTGTCCCTTGCAGGCTGGGCTTGGCTTCCTCTGTCCCTAAAAGCCGGTGCAGGCTCCCTGACAGCTCCAGGAAGTCCGTCTCCATGTCAGTGCTCTCCCACGTCCCATCGCCCTCGGCCTTCCTGCTCAATGACTCTTCAGAAGGTGATTTTCCCACATCCACGGCCATCAGGACAGAGCTACTTCCACAGGACGATGCTGAGCCTCGGGCTCTCTGGAATACACAGCACAAAGCAATGGCATCTCAGCACACCCCCACATCTGGTTTTGCCCAATAACAGAGAGCTTAAGCATGATCTgagtgagaccccaaaattcataaAGGAGCAACTTGGTACACCAGGTGGGACAGTGGAAAGAGCAAACCCTCACATCGCAGCAGCATTTTCTACTTTTGAGGATGTGACACACACGGAAAATCTCATTCCAGCTCTGGCCCTGCCAAGAACAAACCTGGGCTTTATACCAGGCACTGGAGTCCTGCACTGATGGCCAGTGTCACCAACAACTTTGTGCACCATGAGGTCACTGAGCCCAAATGAGACATCACTAACCAGGACATGAAGCACTTCCTGGTGTGGCTGAGCCCTGAAGGGTGTTGGGGTGGAAAGCTGAGCATTTTTCTAAGATACAAACCCAAAGCCTTGAAGTAGAAGCCATCCAGAAGCaagaaacagcaataaaaattagAGGGGGAGGTAGGAGGATGTAAAACTCAAACCTAGcgctcagctctgcagcttctACCTCAATTCATGAATTAACTTTTAATGGAAATACTTGCACTGACTGGGCTTGAGTGAGGAACTGCAGCAGGACAAGCTGTGAGACAAATGAAGGAGACCCAacacagcctcctccagcaaCTCCAGCCCAAACCAAGGTGTTGGCAGCAGGGAAATGTCAGCGGAGTGGTTTTGCTGGTACACGCCCAGCTGGTGCCAGCAAAGAGACCAACCAAGGGAGCATCAACAGCAAACTCAACTAAAaggaaattcaaattaaaataaaaagaggtgAGAAAGAATTCCCAAACAATACTTGGAAGTGGGAAACAAGGTGATACTCACTCCCTCTGCTAGCTTTCTCACTCCCTCTGCTAGCTTTTTTGTCACAGTCTCATTTTATGATCCACCCCTCCCTCCGACAAGCGAGGTTTTCCCACGGGCACGGGAACAAAGAGCGGCGGGAGGACGCGCCGGGTCTCCAGGGGAACCCAAATCCCCAGCGCAGGCACAACCTGCGgcagcccccgcagccgccTGTGCCCTCCCCAGAGCCGGCAGCTGATCCCGCACGGCAGCGGCTGCCGAGGGGACGAGCACAGCCCGGGCTCCGCCAGCCCGCAGCTCACAGCTGGACCCCCCCAATCCACTCCTTAAATTGTTACCAAAGCCAACCCTACGCACATCAAAGTTTCTGAAATGGATTGCACTGCTCTCTTCCACCCTCAGAAAGGTTGCATTTCCACACAAAGAGTTGCTGTAAAAAATGCGATCAATAAACCTGCCCTTGTTACGtgacttaaaaatatatatttacaaaaaaaagaaaatatatataaaagaaagaaaagaaattaaggcATCAAAGCAGCCTCTAAAGTTTAAAAGTGAATGTGCTGTAATCAGAAGTCGCCCTCAGgacaactttatttttaagatgCCAGGTTAAATTCAAAGGGATTTGAACATCATTACCTCCACCAGATTTGGTGGTTTCAGTCAGGTGTCAGCCCACTAAAAACAACTGTAAAAATCATGGAAGTTCGACCTTAAATCTGAAAACTAGGTGTTAAGcaacataaaataaaacttataGGTCACGACCCATCTGTTATTTTCCTAACTGTGTGGAGAAGGGCAAATATTCTGAACTTAAGATAATTTGTTATCTTATGGAGGCAGCATGCCCCCATTggtcttttaaaaaagagcaaGTGCTGGTTCACAGGTTCATTAAATCTCCAGAAGCTAATTGGATGCTAAAGAGAAACCAGGAAACCTGCCAATACACAGGAGTGAGAGTAAATCTGCTTACTGAAGGATTTGTAAGGGTATTTAAAGGGACACCAGAGATCTCACTGCATTTTCCAAAGTCTCTAATTCAGGCAGCTGATTTCAATTAACTTCAGAGGGAACTGGATATCCAAACCACACCTGGACACAAACGAGACGGGGAtgtcacacacatcccacaCACAGAACAATCGGCAAAAAGTCACATTTAACAACGAAGTGAGAACACTACTGCCGCTAAGAGCAACTCCCAGCTACACGAGCGTCTAGAAAGCAAGCTGTCTCACCATTTTCCAACAAgcccaaaaaaattcagaggtCAGGTTGCCAGTGGCAGCGACGCATCCAGATTAACCCTGGCGACGGGAAGAAGCAATCCCAAATCCACGGGCAGGACTGAAGAGGGATGTACGACCACAGCTTTCGGCACGGTGGAAACTTTCCACTGGCCTCAAAAGCACGGGAAAACAGCCCAAACTCCCAGCTACACCCAAGCCCTCCATTGTCTCACAGAAACGATACCCATGGCCGTGTTTTTAGATAACAGGGCAGGACAACGGGGCTGCTTCATTCGTTTCAAAGGGACGGTCCGCAGGGATCTCTCCTGAAAAGCGATCCCCGAGGCTTTTCAGGCCGTCAGAAGAGAGCTGCCGGCCAGGGCGCTGCACAGAGGGGGGCGAACAAGGAGGGCTCTATCCAGGGAGCGGCTCCCACCGCCCCTCGACCGATGGAATGCCGCGAGAGCAGCGGATGCTGATGGAATTTCCGTATCCCGCCAACTTCGCTTTGGCGGGGGAGCATTTCCGAGGTTGCTTTGGGAAAAACCCACACCGCTTTCGCCCCTCAGGCCTGCGGGATCTGAGGGCTgctattttctgcttctctccttgCCCGCTTTCTGTCCGCCTATCCACCCCtacaaaaaaaggcaattaaCCAAAAAGACGAGAAATAAAGGCAAACAGGCCGAGGAGGCGCCGGGATTCCAAAGGGAACGCGGCCCAGGATCCCCGGGatcccccccgggacccccctcACGCCGCGCCCCGGTCTTCACTCACCgagcgccggccccgccccctccgtGTCGGCAGCCAATGGCAGCGCCCAATGCGTCAGCACgcgcgcccccgccgcccggcAGCCAATGGGAGCGGAGCTCGagggcggccccgccccgcggccggCGCTGACCCCAGCGCGGGAAGGGCGGGGGCGACACGCGCTGGCCTCGCCCCCTGGTCTGCCCCGGCCCCTCACGGCCCGGCCCGGATCCCGCTGGGAGCTGAGGAGCGTCCCGGGACGCCCTTGAGGAGCTTGTGCCAACAACTGGGTGTTTCCTTGTACCCCTATATTGACCTTCCCGggcctgagctgtgccctgccagcgTTACCGCGCTGCAAACCGACTGAAACTGGCCCTGCGCAAGCCGCGGCTGCCCGCGCCGTGGCCAAGGGATCCCGGTAtcctccaggcacagctgcaggatgcGGTACCGGTGCAAGACCTCCCCTAGGGATGCCGGCCATGCTCTGCCCTCGGGGCAGCTTTCTGGAAAGATGTGGGGTTTGTACCTGGCCACACCCTTCCTCGGTGGCTGAAGATATCCTGACAAGCGCCCATATCACGCAGAAATACAAAcctttctccttgctgctgTCCATTGGCTGAGTGTGGCTTTTGTCCATGTCACCTACTCCTGGAGATTATTTCTTAACTAATGCTGAGATTTTCTAGGGATCAAGGATCTGATAAAGTACTTTATGGACAATATTGTTCCCAGCTTTAGGCCAAGAGGGACCAAAGAGACATCCTGGGTTTGCTCACCAGTttggcagcagggtgaggggaaCAGCACAGGTATCCCAAGCCCCTGGCTAATGCTTTGGTTCTGACCACGCTCCTTGGTCCTGCTCTAGCTCTGCCATCCCAGTGTTATGGTTCAGATTCCCAGTGGCTATGA
This window contains:
- the CEP68 gene encoding centrosomal protein of 68 kDa isoform X2, translating into MAVDVGKSPSEESLSRKAEGDGTWESTDMETDFLELSGSLHRLLGTEEAKPSLQGTESVAVSRHSHMATGVNQGGSSCHTEVSSASAPRFPRARAGKGVLVDRAADGGPVSCRVGHWILSSEEQQVKALGCWDPVSSPPSQRSSAGENILADSRLDAHVGCRRQSLGAQSPCPSTPELLRPPTPPSPESALRSRSVLSLSALSSEGNGPSEEPSGSLPASTDVPSPAATTAAQDLRCRAGAEGSALQRREPPGPLLDYRSTVRRVREISSYQADYWACAIPDSLPPSPDRSSPHWNPNKEYEDLLDYAYPLKPRYRLGRMPEPFLYDSGIGLDSFSASPEGMSRSTSIYGRAGQAQGSRENGLWEFVASAERFSTPKPGKRGCSGVGSYYESLPIAKASFTRCASSHPSRGFAKDVRVESSGPSSPGRPAADGRSWDNRGSPCPNYTGQVKSTSRFLPTTGVLPLRKEWEGDEEFLSLPPRLQELERLAQFLSNLSITIRLPGHDHHSLPYHSASKQPLSSRMAYFGEVRGRDDRGNIEDCAGLWQHRSSRKPSRENTELYSWIHRDPPQGLHLPPGLRDTLDGMCLNEPRVKGHPKKSQQSESLIQCVKMFCCQLEELIRWLYTVVDVTSSWVPPSPDAESVSTSLHRYLEFRKDVADHRSLTESVLQRGEALLDCMASNSPALKDTLCLIAKQSEELESHAEQLYKSILAAVGPVRGEDAGQDKGGAAHGCSLGAASVRPRLH
- the CEP68 gene encoding centrosomal protein of 68 kDa isoform X1, with the protein product MRARGSASSCGSSSVLMAVDVGKSPSEESLSRKAEGDGTWESTDMETDFLELSGSLHRLLGTEEAKPSLQGTESVAVSRHSHMATGVNQGGSSCHTEVSSASAPRFPRARAGKGVLVDRAADGGPVSCRVGHWILSSEEQQVKALGCWDPVSSPPSQRSSAGENILADSRLDAHVGCRRQSLGAQSPCPSTPELLRPPTPPSPESALRSRSVLSLSALSSEGNGPSEEPSGSLPASTDVPSPAATTAAQDLRCRAGAEGSALQRREPPGPLLDYRSTVRRVREISSYQADYWACAIPDSLPPSPDRSSPHWNPNKEYEDLLDYAYPLKPRYRLGRMPEPFLYDSGIGLDSFSASPEGMSRSTSIYGRAGQAQGSRENGLWEFVASAERFSTPKPGKRGCSGVGSYYESLPIAKASFTRCASSHPSRGFAKDVRVESSGPSSPGRPAADGRSWDNRGSPCPNYTGQVKSTSRFLPTTGVLPLRKEWEGDEEFLSLPPRLQELERLAQFLSNLSITIRLPGHDHHSLPYHSASKQPLSSRMAYFGEVRGRDDRGNIEDCAGLWQHRSSRKPSRENTELYSWIHRDPPQGLHLPPGLRDTLDGMCLNEPRVKGHPKKSQQSESLIQCVKMFCCQLEELIRWLYTVVDVTSSWVPPSPDAESVSTSLHRYLEFRKDVADHRSLTESVLQRGEALLDCMASNSPALKDTLCLIAKQSEELESHAEQLYKSILAAVGPVRGEDAGQDKGGAAHGCSLGAASVRPRLH